From a single Bacillus pseudomycoides DSM 12442 genomic region:
- a CDS encoding HU family DNA-binding protein gives MNKTELIKNVAQTAEISQKEATVVVQSVVESITNTLAAGEKVQLIGFGTFEVRERAARTGRNPQTGEEMQIAASKVPAFKAGKELKEAVK, from the coding sequence ATGAATAAAACAGAATTAATTAAAAATGTAGCACAAACAGCTGAAATTTCTCAAAAAGAAGCTACTGTAGTTGTACAATCTGTAGTAGAATCAATCACAAATACTTTAGCAGCTGGTGAAAAAGTACAACTTATCGGATTCGGTACATTTGAAGTTCGTGAAAGAGCTGCTCGTACAGGCCGTAACCCACAAACAGGTGAAGAAATGCAAATCGCAGCTTCAAAAGTACCTGCATTTAAAGCTGGTAAAGAACTAAAAGAAGCAGTAAAATAA
- a CDS encoding metal-sensing transcriptional repressor: MDYNEKTEVTTHRSDKEKEQIMNRLKRIEGQVRGIQNMIENDRYCVDILVQISAINAAMKKVGMGILKNHTNHCVSNAIKDGNGDEAIGELMKVFERFSKA; encoded by the coding sequence ATGGATTATAATGAAAAAACAGAGGTTACTACCCATAGATCGGATAAAGAAAAAGAACAAATCATGAATAGGTTAAAGAGAATTGAAGGGCAAGTACGTGGTATCCAGAATATGATTGAAAATGATCGCTATTGTGTTGATATTTTAGTGCAGATTTCAGCTATTAATGCTGCAATGAAGAAGGTTGGTATGGGGATACTTAAAAATCATACAAATCATTGTGTTTCTAATGCTATTAAAGATGGTAATGGAGACGAAGCAATTGGAGAATTAATGAAAGTGTTTGAACGATTCTCAAAAGCGTGA
- a CDS encoding alpha/beta hydrolase — MNTSIEKTDVTISNIEQWKMYSRLGNREYQIYISKPKQPAPDSGYPVIYVLDGNAFFQTFQEAMNIQSVRVEKTGVAPSIIVGVGYPIEGVFAASERCYDFTPSSPSVDAPPKPDGKPWPKSGGASEFLAFIQDELKLQIEKNFEIDKEKQTIFGHSLGGLFALHVLFTNTNAFQNYFISSPSIWWNNKSVLEKEATFINELSRASSEVGVFLTVGALERDHMVQDANALSERLMNLQHNKFRFAFYEAEGENHASVVPTVLSKALRFVSNLF, encoded by the coding sequence ATGAATACTAGTATTGAAAAAACGGATGTTACTATTTCGAATATAGAGCAATGGAAGATGTATTCGAGACTAGGGAATCGTGAGTATCAAATTTATATTTCGAAGCCAAAGCAACCTGCTCCAGACTCTGGATATCCCGTGATTTATGTATTAGATGGAAATGCATTTTTTCAAACGTTTCAAGAAGCTATGAACATTCAATCGGTAAGAGTAGAAAAAACAGGGGTTGCGCCATCAATTATTGTTGGTGTTGGTTATCCAATCGAAGGAGTTTTTGCGGCTTCTGAAAGGTGCTACGATTTTACCCCTTCTTCGCCTTCGGTGGATGCACCGCCGAAACCTGATGGGAAACCATGGCCTAAGTCAGGAGGAGCAAGTGAGTTTTTAGCATTTATTCAAGATGAATTGAAGCTGCAAATTGAAAAGAATTTTGAGATTGATAAAGAAAAACAAACAATATTTGGACATTCGCTTGGTGGATTATTCGCTTTACATGTATTGTTTACAAATACAAACGCCTTTCAAAATTATTTCATCAGTAGCCCATCGATTTGGTGGAATAATAAGTCTGTTCTTGAAAAGGAAGCAACGTTTATAAATGAACTGAGTAGAGCGAGTTCTGAAGTCGGAGTCTTTCTGACAGTGGGAGCATTAGAAAGAGATCATATGGTTCAAGATGCAAATGCATTATCTGAGCGTTTAATGAACTTGCAACATAATAAGTTTCGATTTGCATTTTATGAAGCTGAGGGAGAGAATCATGCATCAGTAGTGCCAACTGTTTTAAGTAAGGCACTGCGCTTTGTAAGCAATTTATTCTAA
- a CDS encoding ABC transporter ATP-binding protein has protein sequence MKVLSAENLETSYEKFTVFRDLNVEIQEGKVTTIIGPNGCGKSTLLKTMGRILKQKSGKVYLQGQDLHTIPTKQIAKQLALLPQNPIAPGELKVEELISYGRYPHRNNVNKLSSKDKEIIEWAMDITKTTAFRKRQIANLSGGQRQKVWLAMALAQETEVLLLDEPTTYLDMSHQLEVLQIVERLNREHNCTVVMVLHDINHAARFSDEIIAMKEGQIVTIGNPIEIITNEVLKNVFHIDARVMIDPYNGAPVCFGYDSVFQEENTEIYVTS, from the coding sequence GTGAAGGTTCTAAGCGCTGAGAATTTAGAAACGAGTTATGAAAAATTTACGGTGTTTCGTGATTTAAATGTAGAAATACAAGAAGGAAAAGTAACGACAATTATTGGACCAAATGGATGCGGGAAATCTACATTGTTAAAAACAATGGGCCGAATTTTAAAACAAAAAAGTGGTAAGGTATATTTACAAGGACAAGATTTACATACAATTCCTACAAAACAAATTGCGAAGCAGCTAGCATTACTTCCGCAAAACCCAATTGCTCCGGGAGAGCTTAAGGTAGAAGAATTGATTTCTTATGGACGCTATCCACATCGAAACAATGTAAATAAATTATCATCTAAAGATAAAGAAATTATTGAATGGGCGATGGATATTACAAAAACGACTGCTTTTCGCAAACGCCAAATTGCAAATTTATCCGGTGGACAAAGACAAAAAGTATGGTTAGCGATGGCATTAGCACAAGAAACGGAAGTTCTATTATTAGATGAACCGACTACATATCTTGATATGTCTCATCAATTAGAAGTATTGCAAATTGTTGAACGATTAAATAGGGAGCATAATTGTACGGTAGTTATGGTACTGCATGATATTAATCATGCAGCAAGATTTTCTGATGAAATTATTGCAATGAAGGAGGGGCAAATTGTTACAATAGGAAACCCAATAGAAATTATTACGAATGAAGTGCTGAAAAATGTATTTCATATTGATGCACGCGTCATGATAGACCCGTATAATGGGGCTCCTGTATGTTTCGGTTATGATAGTGTGTTCCAAGAAGAAAATACTGAAATATATGTAACTAGCTAA
- a CDS encoding FecCD family ABC transporter permease, whose amino-acid sequence MTMSIIILLILSAIYISLTNGTFDITITDVFRTLFRIDPVPEHDLVIFDFRLPRIVIAGLVGLGLGIAGAVIQGVTRNGLADPGILGINAGAGTAIVIFMFFFQGQMKSTDWISIMMMPLFGLVGGLGAAILIYMFSWRNGKLDSQRLLLTGIAIGSGFGAFSMYLSLKMKATDFEMAAVWVSGSIYNANWKYIIAMLPWLIILIPIIKRKAYLLDLFQLEETSITSLGVSVEREKSILLLSSIGLVSACVSISGSIGFIGLMAPHIAKRLVGIHHNHVIPVCGAIGMLLVIASDFIAKTVFVPAELPVGIVISIVGVPYFLYLLYKAKA is encoded by the coding sequence ATGACAATGAGTATTATCATACTTTTAATTTTGAGTGCAATTTATATTAGTTTAACGAATGGTACGTTTGATATTACGATTACAGATGTATTTCGAACGCTATTTCGAATTGATCCTGTACCTGAACATGATTTAGTTATATTTGATTTCAGGCTTCCGAGAATCGTAATCGCAGGATTAGTAGGATTAGGTCTTGGGATTGCAGGTGCTGTTATTCAAGGGGTTACAAGAAATGGTTTAGCTGATCCTGGCATTTTAGGGATTAATGCGGGAGCGGGTACTGCAATTGTGATCTTTATGTTTTTCTTCCAAGGACAAATGAAAAGCACAGATTGGATTTCTATTATGATGATGCCGTTGTTTGGTCTAGTGGGCGGGCTAGGTGCTGCTATATTAATTTATATGTTTTCTTGGCGAAATGGAAAATTAGATTCACAGCGTCTTTTGTTAACGGGGATTGCGATAGGTTCAGGCTTCGGAGCATTTTCTATGTATTTATCATTGAAGATGAAAGCAACTGACTTTGAAATGGCAGCTGTGTGGGTTTCGGGAAGTATATATAATGCAAACTGGAAGTATATTATTGCTATGTTGCCATGGCTCATTATCTTAATTCCAATTATCAAAAGAAAAGCGTATTTACTTGACTTATTTCAATTGGAAGAGACGAGTATAACAAGTTTAGGAGTTTCAGTAGAAAGAGAAAAGTCGATTTTATTATTAAGTAGTATTGGGTTAGTGAGTGCATGTGTTTCTATTTCAGGGAGCATCGGATTTATTGGTCTAATGGCACCACATATTGCGAAACGTCTGGTCGGCATTCATCATAATCATGTAATTCCTGTATGCGGTGCAATTGGAATGTTACTCGTGATTGCTTCGGACTTTATTGCAAAAACTGTTTTTGTACCAGCTGAATTACCAGTTGGGATTGTAATTTCGATTGTTGGTGTACCATATTTCCTATATTTGTTATACAAAGCAAAGGCGTAA
- a CDS encoding FecCD family ABC transporter permease, with amino-acid sequence MRKINAVPMIILCLAPIFILFTVMLSILYGAKNIDFETAWNALFHFDSGNVNHNIIITSRLPRVVAALLVGAFLAISGALMQGMTRNYLASPSIMGVTDGSAFVITMCMVFLPGMSSVNMILCSMLGSALGAGIVFGFGSLLRNGLSPVRLAIIGTVIGTFLSSISAAIASYFQVSQNISFWYNIRLDQVDSNVLKLTIPFGIVGIILSLLISKSITILSLGEEVSINLGQRTKLVKATAILSVVFLTGTAVALVGKIGFVGLIIPHITRFLIGVDYKWIVPCAGVIGGIFLALCDVLSRFVNYPFETPIGVVTSLIGIPFFLYLIRTRGGEKHA; translated from the coding sequence ATGCGGAAAATAAATGCAGTACCAATGATAATTTTATGCTTAGCGCCCATATTTATTTTATTTACAGTTATGCTATCTATTTTATATGGGGCAAAAAATATCGATTTTGAAACAGCTTGGAATGCACTGTTTCATTTTGATTCAGGAAATGTAAATCATAATATTATTATTACTTCTCGTTTACCAAGGGTAGTTGCAGCTCTTTTAGTTGGAGCTTTTCTAGCCATATCAGGAGCACTTATGCAGGGGATGACAAGAAACTATCTTGCATCCCCTTCTATTATGGGTGTGACGGATGGCTCAGCTTTTGTGATTACGATGTGTATGGTATTTCTTCCAGGAATGTCTTCAGTAAATATGATTTTATGTTCTATGCTTGGCTCGGCATTAGGGGCAGGAATTGTTTTTGGTTTTGGTTCACTGCTTCGGAATGGATTATCACCAGTTCGATTGGCGATTATAGGAACTGTTATAGGGACGTTTTTAAGTAGTATTTCTGCAGCTATTGCTTCCTATTTTCAAGTTTCGCAAAATATTAGTTTTTGGTATAACATAAGATTAGATCAAGTGGATTCGAATGTACTTAAGTTAACAATTCCTTTCGGTATAGTTGGCATTATTTTATCCCTTCTAATTTCAAAATCTATTACGATTCTTTCGTTAGGAGAAGAGGTTTCTATTAATTTAGGACAGCGTACAAAGCTTGTAAAAGCTACTGCAATTCTATCCGTTGTGTTTTTAACAGGTACTGCGGTTGCTTTAGTCGGGAAAATTGGTTTTGTAGGACTCATTATTCCTCATATTACTCGCTTTTTAATCGGGGTAGATTATAAATGGATTGTACCTTGTGCCGGTGTAATTGGTGGTATTTTTCTAGCTTTATGTGATGTGTTAAGTAGATTTGTAAATTATCCATTTGAAACGCCAATAGGGGTCGTTACCTCGTTAATTGGAATTCCTTTCTTCCTTTATTTAATTAGAACAAGAGGAGGGGAGAAGCATGCTTAG
- a CDS encoding iron-hydroxamate ABC transporter substrate-binding protein: MNKKLFTLGMVTVLSVGLAACNSADKSSGEQKQESKATETKKDEKRKITYLGKEYTVPAKVTNIVTASLESMEDAAVLGIKPVGAITIGGKLPANVAKDLEGAKSIGEKMQPNFETLLQLKPDVITSSTKFPPEASEKFTKVAPTFPISHVSTDWEDNLKLMGELSGKKDKAEKIIKDYKADAAKAKEKIGDKLKDKKVLVIRLRANNLYLYPEGVYFNPVIYKDLGLTVPEQIKAVKAQEKISLEKLAEVNPDYVFLQYEASENDKPKVLEELESNPIWQSMNAVKDKKVFVNTVDPIAQGGTAWSKTAFLKEVVKNLSK, from the coding sequence ATGAATAAGAAATTATTTACACTAGGAATGGTCACAGTATTAAGCGTAGGTCTTGCAGCATGTAACAGTGCAGATAAAAGTTCAGGAGAACAAAAACAAGAATCAAAAGCAACTGAAACGAAAAAAGATGAGAAACGAAAGATTACATATCTAGGAAAAGAATATACAGTACCCGCGAAAGTAACGAACATTGTAACTGCTAGTTTAGAATCAATGGAGGATGCGGCGGTACTTGGTATTAAACCAGTAGGAGCAATTACTATAGGTGGAAAATTACCAGCGAACGTTGCGAAAGATTTAGAAGGTGCAAAATCTATCGGAGAGAAAATGCAACCGAATTTTGAAACATTACTTCAATTAAAACCAGATGTCATTACATCTAGTACGAAATTCCCACCAGAGGCCAGTGAAAAGTTTACGAAGGTAGCTCCAACGTTCCCAATATCACATGTTTCAACAGATTGGGAAGATAATTTAAAGCTGATGGGAGAACTTTCTGGTAAAAAAGATAAAGCAGAAAAAATTATTAAAGATTATAAAGCTGATGCTGCAAAAGCAAAAGAAAAGATTGGAGATAAGTTAAAAGATAAAAAGGTGCTTGTAATAAGACTAAGAGCGAATAACTTATACCTTTATCCAGAAGGAGTATACTTCAATCCTGTAATTTATAAAGATTTAGGATTAACTGTTCCAGAACAAATTAAAGCTGTAAAAGCACAAGAAAAAATTTCTTTAGAAAAACTGGCTGAAGTCAATCCAGATTATGTATTCTTGCAATATGAGGCAAGCGAAAATGATAAACCAAAAGTGTTAGAAGAATTAGAAAGTAATCCAATTTGGCAAAGTATGAATGCCGTAAAAGATAAAAAAGTATTTGTAAATACTGTTGATCCAATCGCGCAAGGTGGTACTGCTTGGAGTAAAACAGCATTTTTAAAAGAAGTAGTGAAAAATTTATCTAAATAA
- a CDS encoding bifunctional transcriptional activator/DNA repair enzyme AdaA, which produces MQNEKLQLETSVNNLTDEHWQAIIHNDSSYDDKFFYAVKTTGIFCRPSCKSRTPNKNNVRIFLNAKQALSERFRPCKRCKPNGIKLPDEDWVTQITAYINKHYREALTLEILADMCHGSPYHLQRTFKRMKGITPLEYIQQIRVAKAMHYLADTNLTIMEIGFTVGIPNTAHFATLFKKKTGYTPTEYRKMNPINEV; this is translated from the coding sequence ATGCAAAATGAGAAATTACAATTAGAAACAAGTGTAAATAATTTGACGGATGAACATTGGCAAGCCATTATACACAACGATTCTTCTTATGATGACAAATTTTTTTACGCTGTAAAGACAACTGGTATTTTTTGCCGACCATCATGTAAATCTAGAACACCAAACAAAAATAATGTGCGAATTTTCCTCAATGCAAAACAAGCATTATCCGAAAGGTTTCGTCCGTGTAAACGTTGTAAGCCAAATGGAATCAAGTTACCTGATGAAGACTGGGTAACACAAATTACAGCGTATATCAATAAACATTATCGTGAAGCATTAACTCTCGAAATACTTGCAGATATGTGTCATGGCAGTCCTTATCATTTACAGCGTACTTTTAAGCGAATGAAAGGTATCACTCCACTAGAATATATACAACAAATAAGGGTTGCTAAAGCTATGCACTATCTTGCGGATACAAATCTAACAATTATGGAAATTGGTTTTACTGTGGGTATACCCAACACTGCACATTTTGCAACATTATTTAAAAAGAAAACGGGATATACCCCTACTGAATATCGAAAAATGAATCCTATAAACGAGGTATAA
- a CDS encoding methylated-DNA--[protein]-cysteine S-methyltransferase: MEAKTNQIIYWTLFVHENWHMYIAATSTGLCFVGSQHQAFEELATWTKKRFPKHTFVQEPLKLEPYVQELVEYLKKQREVFTCPIDVHGTPFQLTVWNTLREIPYGKTYSYSDIAQLIQKPKSARAVGTAIGANPLLITIPCHRVIGKNGKLSGFRGGLAMKKELLTLEKILL, translated from the coding sequence ATGGAAGCTAAAACAAACCAAATTATATATTGGACGCTATTTGTTCATGAAAATTGGCATATGTATATTGCCGCAACATCAACAGGATTATGCTTTGTAGGATCTCAACATCAAGCTTTTGAAGAATTAGCCACTTGGACGAAAAAACGTTTTCCGAAACATACTTTCGTTCAAGAACCCTTAAAGCTAGAACCGTATGTTCAAGAACTAGTAGAGTATCTAAAAAAACAACGTGAAGTATTTACATGTCCTATTGACGTTCACGGAACGCCTTTCCAATTAACTGTTTGGAATACATTACGTGAAATTCCTTATGGAAAAACCTATTCCTACTCAGATATTGCACAGCTTATTCAAAAACCAAAATCAGCACGTGCTGTTGGTACCGCGATTGGAGCCAATCCTCTATTAATTACAATCCCTTGCCATCGTGTGATTGGGAAGAATGGGAAATTATCTGGTTTTAGAGGTGGTTTAGCAATGAAAAAAGAATTGTTAACATTAGAAAAAATATTACTGTAG
- a CDS encoding DNA-3-methyladenine glycosylase 2, protein MKNVTIPLEWDAPYFIGNKTTKNYCFPWCEQKQSPRNNRKFKSRKEAEQTGYQPCKNCCPELPYTAWKDENDSITLIVPKEFSFKQNSHYLSRSKNECMFHIENNKIYRVIPIEGENPLIETSVNDEGNIHVRFLGGETPPEKWVRATVARYVREWFDLDTDLTPFYDLAKDDVLLSTPINEYYGLRNMGIPDLFEALCWGILGQQINLTFAYTLKRRFVESFGEHIEWNGQKYWIFPSPEVIANLTVKDLTELKMTTRKCEYLIGVAKLITQGNLSKESFIKSNLKDAEKTLTDIRGIGPWTANYILMRCLRFPSAFPIDDVGLHNVIKLLTGSDHKPTKKEIREYASAWKNWESYATFYLWRVLY, encoded by the coding sequence ATGAAGAATGTTACAATTCCTCTTGAATGGGATGCTCCTTATTTTATAGGTAACAAAACAACGAAAAACTACTGCTTCCCTTGGTGCGAACAAAAACAGTCTCCAAGAAACAATCGAAAATTTAAATCTAGAAAAGAAGCGGAACAAACTGGTTATCAGCCTTGTAAAAATTGTTGTCCTGAGCTTCCATATACAGCGTGGAAAGATGAAAATGACAGCATAACATTAATTGTTCCGAAAGAATTTAGCTTTAAACAAAATTCACACTATCTTTCACGTTCCAAAAATGAATGTATGTTTCACATTGAAAATAATAAAATTTATAGAGTCATTCCGATTGAGGGAGAAAACCCATTAATCGAGACAAGTGTAAATGATGAGGGGAACATCCATGTTCGCTTTTTAGGTGGTGAGACGCCACCTGAGAAATGGGTTCGCGCTACAGTAGCGAGATATGTAAGAGAATGGTTTGATTTAGATACGGATCTAACTCCATTTTACGATTTAGCAAAAGACGATGTACTTCTGTCTACACCAATCAACGAATATTACGGACTCCGTAATATGGGAATCCCTGATTTATTTGAGGCACTATGTTGGGGTATTCTTGGTCAACAAATTAATCTCACATTTGCATATACGTTAAAAAGACGATTTGTTGAATCCTTCGGCGAACATATCGAATGGAATGGACAGAAATATTGGATATTCCCATCACCAGAGGTCATCGCAAATCTAACAGTAAAAGATCTAACAGAATTAAAAATGACTACGAGGAAATGTGAATATCTTATTGGTGTCGCAAAACTCATTACACAAGGCAACTTAAGTAAAGAATCGTTCATAAAAAGCAACCTAAAAGATGCTGAGAAAACATTAACCGACATACGTGGTATTGGACCATGGACAGCAAATTATATTTTAATGCGTTGTCTAAGATTCCCTTCCGCTTTTCCAATTGATGATGTTGGCCTACATAATGTGATCAAACTTTTAACAGGATCAGATCATAAACCAACAAAAAAAGAAATAAGAGAGTATGCTTCAGCATGGAAGAATTGGGAATCCTATGCGACCTTTTATTTATGGCGAGTTCTGTATTAA
- the pepT gene encoding peptidase T, with protein MKQELIERFTRYVKVDTQSNEESHTVPSTPGQIEFGKLLVEELKKIGLTEVTMDENGYVMATLPANTEKDVPVIGFLAHLDTATDFTGKNVKPQIHEDFDGKAITLNQELNVVLTPEQFPELPSYKGHTLITTDGTTLLGADDKAGLTEIMTAMNYLLHNPQIKHGKIRVAFTPDEEIGRGPSHFDVKAFGASFAYTMDGGPLGGLEYESFNAASAKLTFKGNNTHPGTAKNKMLNASKLAMEFHAKLPVEEAPEYTEGYEGFYHLISINGDVEKNKVHYIIRDFDRDNFETRKNAITNITKQMKEKYGEENIILEMNDQYYNMLEKIEPVREIVDIAYEAMKTLDIEPNIQPIRGGTDGSQLSYMGLPTPNIFTGGENYHGKFEYVSVDNMEKAVQVIIEIARLFEEQA; from the coding sequence TTGAAACAAGAGCTTATAGAAAGATTTACAAGATATGTGAAGGTAGATACACAATCGAATGAAGAAAGTCATACAGTACCATCAACACCGGGGCAAATTGAGTTTGGAAAATTACTAGTTGAAGAATTAAAGAAAATTGGTTTGACAGAAGTAACGATGGATGAAAATGGATATGTCATGGCAACGCTTCCTGCCAATACGGAAAAGGATGTTCCTGTAATTGGTTTTTTAGCTCATTTAGATACAGCAACTGATTTTACAGGAAAGAATGTGAAACCGCAAATTCATGAGGATTTTGATGGGAAGGCAATTACATTAAATCAGGAATTGAATGTTGTTTTAACACCAGAGCAGTTTCCAGAACTGCCATCATATAAAGGGCATACCCTGATTACGACGGATGGAACAACACTTCTTGGTGCAGATGATAAAGCAGGCCTTACAGAAATTATGACGGCTATGAATTATTTATTACATAACCCACAAATTAAACATGGAAAGATTAGAGTGGCATTTACGCCTGATGAAGAAATCGGTCGGGGACCATCTCACTTTGATGTGAAAGCTTTTGGAGCATCTTTTGCTTATACAATGGACGGAGGTCCGCTTGGAGGATTGGAGTATGAGAGCTTCAATGCTGCAAGTGCAAAACTTACTTTTAAAGGAAATAATACGCATCCTGGAACAGCAAAAAATAAAATGCTAAATGCAAGTAAGTTAGCGATGGAGTTTCATGCGAAGTTACCAGTAGAAGAGGCACCTGAATATACAGAGGGGTATGAAGGTTTCTATCATCTTATTTCTATAAATGGTGATGTTGAGAAAAATAAAGTTCATTACATTATTCGAGATTTTGATCGTGATAACTTCGAGACTCGTAAAAATGCAATCACGAATATTACGAAACAGATGAAAGAAAAATATGGTGAAGAAAATATCATTCTTGAGATGAATGATCAGTATTACAATATGCTTGAGAAAATTGAACCGGTCAGGGAAATTGTTGATATTGCGTATGAAGCGATGAAAACTCTAGATATTGAACCAAATATTCAACCAATCCGCGGGGGGACCGATGGCTCTCAATTATCATATATGGGCTTGCCGACGCCAAACATTTTTACTGGTGGGGAAAACTATCACGGTAAATTTGAATACGTTTCTGTAGATAATATGGAAAAAGCTGTTCAGGTTATTATAGAAATAGCACGATTATTTGAAGAGCAGGCATAA
- a CDS encoding YczE/YyaS/YitT family protein produces the protein MGLTLFRYFLFFLGLTFFGLGNAIAVKVKFLGLHPWEVLNMALFQRFGWTIGTWSVICGLFLVLVSLVVDPKYINVGTFLNALLIGPIMDFFLRLNILPHATQYLWINLLILLAGIIITGIGGGMYVAAGIGAGPRDGFMLAISDKTGLSVSRARIIVESIVLVIGYILGGPVFIVTFLYTFIQSPIFQQSFKAFQMFLNTLERKKKDHISANL, from the coding sequence ATGGGACTCACACTCTTTCGGTATTTTCTTTTTTTCTTAGGGTTAACTTTCTTTGGACTCGGAAACGCCATTGCGGTAAAAGTTAAATTCCTTGGTCTGCATCCATGGGAAGTTCTGAATATGGCACTCTTTCAGCGATTCGGATGGACAATCGGCACATGGAGTGTTATATGCGGTTTATTTCTCGTTCTGGTTTCTTTAGTAGTAGATCCAAAATACATAAACGTAGGGACATTCTTAAATGCACTGCTAATCGGTCCTATTATGGATTTTTTCTTGAGATTGAATATCCTTCCTCATGCTACTCAGTATTTATGGATAAATCTTCTTATTTTACTTGCTGGAATCATAATTACAGGCATTGGAGGTGGCATGTATGTCGCCGCCGGAATTGGTGCAGGACCGCGGGATGGATTTATGCTTGCCATTTCGGATAAAACTGGATTATCTGTAAGTCGTGCTAGAATCATTGTGGAGAGTATTGTGCTTGTAATTGGATACATTCTAGGAGGTCCCGTTTTCATCGTAACATTCTTATACACTTTTATCCAAAGTCCAATATTCCAGCAATCATTTAAAGCATTTCAAATGTTTTTAAATACTTTAGAGAGGAAAAAGAAAGACCACATTAGTGCGAATTTATAA
- a CDS encoding VOC family protein produces the protein MKNWVQIRIARPTAKFEEVIAFYEEGLCLKRIGEFHNHEGYDGVMFGLPDVEYHLEFTRHINVSPCPAPTKDNLLVFYMTHKAEIEKVTNRLHAMGYDEVEPENPYWKEKGITIEDPDGWRIVLMHIEK, from the coding sequence ATGAAGAATTGGGTTCAAATTAGAATTGCACGCCCGACAGCTAAATTTGAAGAAGTTATCGCATTTTATGAAGAAGGATTATGCTTAAAACGGATAGGGGAGTTTCATAATCATGAAGGTTATGATGGAGTTATGTTTGGATTACCTGATGTAGAATATCATTTAGAGTTTACAAGGCATATCAACGTCAGTCCATGTCCAGCTCCAACAAAAGATAACTTACTGGTGTTTTATATGACTCATAAAGCTGAGATTGAAAAAGTAACTAACAGGTTACATGCGATGGGTTATGATGAAGTTGAACCAGAAAATCCATACTGGAAAGAAAAAGGTATTACAATAGAAGATCCTGACGGGTGGAGAATTGTACTCATGCATATAGAGAAATAA